From Epinephelus lanceolatus isolate andai-2023 chromosome 5, ASM4190304v1, whole genome shotgun sequence, the proteins below share one genomic window:
- the aqp9a gene encoding aquaporin-9a, translating into MEIQHKRSMRKHCALKHGILKEFLAEFLGTFVLVLFGCGSVAQTVLSRNTLGEPLTVHIGFSVGLMMAAYVAGGVSGGHVNPAVSLAMVILGKLKIWKFPFYVIAQFLGAFAGAAAVFGLYYDAFMDFTSGILSVTGINATGHIFASYPARHLSILGGFIDQVVGTGMLVLCILAIIDGGNIGAPKGVEPLAIGLIIMAIGVSMGLNCGYPLNPARDLGPRLFTAVAGWGMEVFSTAEYWWWIPVAGPMVGGVVAAVIYYLFIELHHHREEPEKPPEEEEEEEEDEDDEDSSLKDKYEMITMS; encoded by the exons atggaaatacaacacaagAGAAGcatgaggaaacactgtgcTCTCAAACATGGAATACTCAAGGAATTCCTGGCAGAATTCCTGGGGACTTTTGTCTTGGTT CTGTTTGGCTGCGGCTCAGTTGCACAGACCGTCCTCAGTCGAAACACGCTGGGCGAGCCTCTCACCGTCCACATCGGCTTCTCCGTGGGACTCATGATGGCAGCATACGTGGCTGGTGGAGTGTCAG GGGGCCATGTGAACCCTGCTGTGTCTCTGGCCATGGTGATTCTGGGCAAACTGAAGATCTGGAAGTTTCCCTTCTACGTCATCGCTCAGTTTCTTGGTGCTTttgctggagctgctgcagtcTTTGGGTTATACTATG ATGCCTTCATGGACTTCACCAGTGGGATTCTGTCAGTGACGGGAATCAATGCAACAGGTCACATTTTTGCTTCCTACCCAGCGAGACACCTGTCAATCCTCGGCGGCTTCATCGATCAG GTGGTGGGGACAGGTATGCTGGTGCTGTGTATCCTGGCTATCATTGATGGTGGAAACATTGGAGCTCCCAAAGGCGTGGAGCCGCTGGCTATAGGTCTGATCATCATGGCCATCGGCGTTTCCATGGGACTGAACTGTGGATACCCCCTGAACCCTGCCAGAGACCTGGGACCCCGACTGTTCACAGCTGTAGCTGGATGGGGGATGGAGGTCTTCAG CACTGCAGAATACTGGTGGTGGATCCCTGTGGCGGGGCCCATGGTGGGCGGTGTGGTCGCAGCTGTCATCTACTACCTGTTCATCGAGTTGCACCACCACCGCGAGGAGCCCGAGAAGCCccctgaggaggaggaagaggaggaggaagacgaggacGACGAGGACAGCAGTCTGAAGGACAAATATGAGATGATCACCATgagttaa